In Helicoverpa armigera isolate CAAS_96S chromosome 20, ASM3070526v1, whole genome shotgun sequence, one DNA window encodes the following:
- the LOC110373503 gene encoding salivary glue protein Sgs-3 isoform X2, with protein MHWFNILPLVAVITVGFINSVDGQSVVCPAVRTSSGWLDLFPLPCKKNSECRVMGNQHLCCNGFCTKGVRPSGAIQQQRVSKITASVAAPSSTSTSTTSSTSTTTTTTTTTTTTTSAPSTSSTTTTTTTTTTPRPTTTTTPPPRPFLQLLPIQIPQATQPSAPVKTSKTQKLVCPKAGQAPVLLFPIPCEKNSQCRATSGPDQVCCEGRCVKGVPAPRPTSPPKTHQPLLGVIPRECPSAPLGELLFEVETCKADSDCWPRICCPDGTRSYCRTARARLDLVPVANQIDGPVRMLEQYLQCTPPPQYDLFPQKCSSSVDCFPNLCCAEGGKKHCRPPQRSLLALLAGVGQRVGSTIGNLRQAQANANSS; from the exons ATGCACTGGTTTAACATTTTGCCGTTGGTGGCGGTAATCACTGTCGGATTTATAAATTCAG TGGACGGCCAGTCTGTGGTGTGCCCGGCAGTTCGCACTAGTAGTGGCTGGCTAGACCTGTTTCCATTGCCATGCAAGAAGAATTCGGAATGTCGCGTGATGGGCAACCAGCACCTCTGCTGCAATGGCTTCTGTACGAAAGGCGTCAGGCCATCAGGCGCAATCCAGCAACAACG AGTGTCCAAGATAACGGCTAGCGTAGCGGCGCCGAGTAGCACAAGCACGAGCACCACTAGTAGCACGAGTACTACCACTACTACTACTACAACTACGACTACTACAACATCTGCCCCAAGTACCAGCAGTACTACCACGACTACGACGACTACGACGACGCCGCGGCCGACCACTACAACGACCCCGCCCCCGCGGCCCTTCTTGCAACTATTGCCCATACAGATACCACAGGCCACACAACCCAGCGCACCCGTAAAGAcca GCAAGACGCAGAAACTGGTGTGCCCAAAAGCTGGGCAAGCACCCGTGCTCCTGTTTCCAATTCCGTGCGAAAAAAATTCGCAATGCCGCGCTACCAGCGGGCCGGACCAAGTGTGCTGTGAGGGACGCTGCGTGAAAGGTGTTCCGGCGCCACGGCCTACTTCGCCTCCCAAAACGCACCAAC CCCTATTAGGTGTTATTCCTCGTGAATGTCCGTCGGCACCACTCGGTGAACTGCTGTTTGAAGTCGAAACTTGTAAAGCCGATTCAGACTGCTGGCCGCGGATTTGCTGCCCTGATGGCACACGCTCCTACTGCCGTACTGCACGGGCTCGCCTTGACCTGGTGCCAGTCGCCAATCAAATTGATGGAC CCGTTCGTATGTTGGAGCAATACTTGCAGTGCACGCCGCCTCCCCAGTACGACCTGTTTCCTCAGAAGTGCAGCTCTAGTGTAGACTGCTTCCCCAACTTATGTTGTGCAGAGGGCGGCAAGAAGCACTGCAGACCACCACAGCGCAGCCTTTTAGCATTGCTTGCTGGAGTCGGACAG agagTTGGTTCTACAATAGGCAACTTGCGGCAAGCGCAAGCTAATGCAAATAGCTCATAA
- the LOC110373503 gene encoding protein masquerade isoform X1 has translation MHWFNILPLVAVITVGFINSVDGQSVVCPAVRTSSGWLDLFPLPCKKNSECRVMGNQHLCCNGFCTKGVRPSGAIQQQRVSKITASVAAPSSTSTSTTSSTSTTTTTTTTTTTTTSAPSTSSTTTTTTTTTTPRPTTTTTPPPRPFLQLLPIQIPQATQPSAPVKTSNSLLTADVTYSHNSGSIYEYNVDYSSAGKTQKLVCPKAGQAPVLLFPIPCEKNSQCRATSGPDQVCCEGRCVKGVPAPRPTSPPKTHQPLLGVIPRECPSAPLGELLFEVETCKADSDCWPRICCPDGTRSYCRTARARLDLVPVANQIDGPVRMLEQYLQCTPPPQYDLFPQKCSSSVDCFPNLCCAEGGKKHCRPPQRSLLALLAGVGQRVGSTIGNLRQAQANANSS, from the exons ATGCACTGGTTTAACATTTTGCCGTTGGTGGCGGTAATCACTGTCGGATTTATAAATTCAG TGGACGGCCAGTCTGTGGTGTGCCCGGCAGTTCGCACTAGTAGTGGCTGGCTAGACCTGTTTCCATTGCCATGCAAGAAGAATTCGGAATGTCGCGTGATGGGCAACCAGCACCTCTGCTGCAATGGCTTCTGTACGAAAGGCGTCAGGCCATCAGGCGCAATCCAGCAACAACG AGTGTCCAAGATAACGGCTAGCGTAGCGGCGCCGAGTAGCACAAGCACGAGCACCACTAGTAGCACGAGTACTACCACTACTACTACTACAACTACGACTACTACAACATCTGCCCCAAGTACCAGCAGTACTACCACGACTACGACGACTACGACGACGCCGCGGCCGACCACTACAACGACCCCGCCCCCGCGGCCCTTCTTGCAACTATTGCCCATACAGATACCACAGGCCACACAACCCAGCGCACCCGTAAAGAcca GCAACTCATTATTAACCGCTGACGTAACTTACTCACACAACTCTGGTTCCATTTACGAGTATAACGTGGATTACTCGAGTGCAGGCAAGACGCAGAAACTGGTGTGCCCAAAAGCTGGGCAAGCACCCGTGCTCCTGTTTCCAATTCCGTGCGAAAAAAATTCGCAATGCCGCGCTACCAGCGGGCCGGACCAAGTGTGCTGTGAGGGACGCTGCGTGAAAGGTGTTCCGGCGCCACGGCCTACTTCGCCTCCCAAAACGCACCAAC CCCTATTAGGTGTTATTCCTCGTGAATGTCCGTCGGCACCACTCGGTGAACTGCTGTTTGAAGTCGAAACTTGTAAAGCCGATTCAGACTGCTGGCCGCGGATTTGCTGCCCTGATGGCACACGCTCCTACTGCCGTACTGCACGGGCTCGCCTTGACCTGGTGCCAGTCGCCAATCAAATTGATGGAC CCGTTCGTATGTTGGAGCAATACTTGCAGTGCACGCCGCCTCCCCAGTACGACCTGTTTCCTCAGAAGTGCAGCTCTAGTGTAGACTGCTTCCCCAACTTATGTTGTGCAGAGGGCGGCAAGAAGCACTGCAGACCACCACAGCGCAGCCTTTTAGCATTGCTTGCTGGAGTCGGACAG agagTTGGTTCTACAATAGGCAACTTGCGGCAAGCGCAAGCTAATGCAAATAGCTCATAA
- the LOC110373465 gene encoding TRAF3-interacting protein 1 codes for MEKELDPNVIKSTQLSLGKYVKRPPLSEKLLKKPPFRFLHDIITTVLKTTGFFEDLFEENELNSENVKDRESKISFLSKVIFVLSTTTGKSLSAKPSKIVAGQEPEKTNELLQCLAQALDKQLTSGDAVKKYKESTKPNQISEPKSKESNKSTKKAIDARKLTSRSTEKLGSQKNDVTRSTNKQDKEKANDVKSKRKENASVKTEPQITKKPQQPKTINTKTGKDKEKKELPKEDNTKSQKKIISSNSTEKYEELDPEQKSQVLDSNTAIEENREDKNKVENEIVSPRIEQSDEGKLNSSYTIAENDLNSSSSSNDLNEIDKNNKDQLNSLLINASDEKILTDNNDEQNQTNQSNENIKTFDSVANNQDNLQMHTQVFRNDSANEKTDIEKDIVKVPITTTSNSNSLRPPSVRPSSSRPGAPRMREKLDNVIKDSDNLLLGKVNIIIENTQNEEEEETSLLILDQQESFSAPQDQQDLHLSSNEHGHLVQQILDSQKELSQMTGKTEIEWQFGAQKAREAVNQEIEQLRFNIQALSRVANPLGKLLDHVQEDVEVMRQELHQWSKIYEDVTKEMLKQKTLNEDSLTPFHTKLKQIDRDIEEKHDKINDLKILIHKNTFRIEKLLMSGSVQ; via the exons GTTTTAAAGACAACGGGATTTTTCGAagatttgtttgaagaaaatgaaTTGAATTCTGAAAATGTAAAAGATCGAGAaagtaaaatatcatttctcagcaaagttatatttgttttga GTACGACCACAGGCAAATCATTATCTGCAAAGCCATCTAAAATAGTTGCAGGACAAGAGccagaaaaaacaaatgaactactCCAGTGTTTGGCTCAAGCTCTGGATAAGCAATTAACATCAGGGGAtgctgttaaaaaatataaagaaagtaCAAAACCTAATCAAATATCAGAACCTAAGAGCAAAGAGTCgaataaatcaacaaaaaaagcCATcgatgctagaaaattaacgtCACGAAGTACCGAAAAATTGGGGAGTCAAAAAAATGATGTTACACGATCAACAAACAAGCAAGATAAAGAAAAAGCTAATGATGTTAAAtcgaaaagaaaagaaaatgcatCTGTTAAAACTGAACCTCAGATCACCAAAAAACCCCAACAACCAAAAACTATCAACACAAAGACCGGGAAagataaagaaaagaaagaattacCGAAAGAGGATAACACgaaatcacaaaagaaaatcatttcGTCGAATTCTACTGAAAAATATGAGGAGCTTGATCCAGAACAAAAATCTCAAGTCCTGGACTCTAATACAGCTATAGAAGAAAACCgagaagataaaaataaagtggaAAATGAAATTGTATCTCCTAGAATAGAGCAGAGTGACGAAGGAAAATTAAATAGCTCTTACACAATAGCTGAAAACGATTTAAATTCATCGTCATCTTCaaatgatttaaatgaaatcgataaaaataataaagatcaATTGAACTCGCTTTTAATAAATGCTAgcgatgaaaaaatattgactgataataatgatgaacAAAATCAAACTAACCAGTCTaacgaaaatattaaaacatttgatTCCGTTGCAAATAATCAAGACAACTTACAAATGCACACCCAAGTTTTTCGTAATGATTCCGCAAACGAAAAAACAGATATCGAAAAAGATATTGTGAAAGTTCCGATTACCACTACCAGTAATTCTAATAGTCTCCGACCTCCAAGTGTCAGACCATCATCTTCAAGACCCGGAGCTCCGCGGATGAGGGAAAAGCTGGACAACGTCATAAAAGATTCAGATAATTTACTTTTGGGGAAAGTTAACATCATTATAGAAAATACCCAGAATGAAGAG GAGGAGGAAACGAGTCTATTAATATTAGACCAACAAGAGTCTTTCTCAGCTCCACAAGATCAGCAAGATTTGCACCTATCATCAAACGAACATGGGCATTTAGTTCAACAAATTTTAGATTCTCAGAAGGAACTGTCACAAATGACCGGAAAAACAGAAATC GAGTGGCAGTTCGGGGCTCAAAAAGCTAGAGAAGCAGTAAATCAAGAAATCGAGCAACTTCGGTTTAATATTCAAGCTCTGTCCCGTGTTGCTAATCCTTTGGGGAAGCTGCTGGACCATGTCCAAGAAGATGTGGAAGTCATGCGTCAAGAACTTCATCAATGGTCCAAAATTTATGAAGATGTCACCAAAGAAATgctaaaacaaaagac CCTCAATGAAGATTCGCTGACACCTTTTCatactaaattaaaacaaatagacAGGGATATAGAAGAAAAgcatgataaaataaatgatctCAAGATATtgatacataaaaatacttttcgaaTTGAAAAGTTATTGATGAGTGGGTCTgtgcaataa
- the LOC126056253 gene encoding NADH dehydrogenase [ubiquinone] 1 alpha subcomplex subunit 8 produces the protein MVVTKEVEIPDFEELKTDEVKVSTAVLMSASVYIGKQCEGVNNEFMLCRQEQNDPRPCLEVGKQVTACGKEVLRRIKNDCLEEFNQYANCIDKSSGDYSLRHCRRTQAVFDYCMKERQCVLRPEFGYFTRGRVHTTEMDELPAPPCPCHPKVEDATPGLPDCKPRKPPRFGGRLYWSND, from the coding sequence ATGGTTGTAACAAAGGAAGTGGAGATACCTGACTTTGAAGAACTGAAAACCGACGAAGTAAAAGTGTCGACAGCTGTTCTAATGTCGGCCTCTGTTTACATCGGCAAGCAGTGCGAGGGCGTCAATAACGAGTTCATGCTCTGTCGTCAAGAGCAAAATGACCCCCGACCCTGCCTTGAGGTCGGAAAGCAGGTAACTGCATGTGGAAAGGAAGTTCTTAGACGAATCAAGAACGATTGTCTCGAAGAATTCAATCAATACGCTAATTGTATCGATAAAAGCTCGGGTGACTACAGCCTTAGGCACTGTCGCAGAACACAGGCAGTATTCGATTATTGCATGAAGGAGAGGCAGTGTGTGCTGCGTCCTGAATTTGGGTACTTCACCCGCGGTCGTGTGCATACTACTGAAATGGACGAACTCCCTGCACCGCCTTGTCCTTGCCACCCAAAGGTGGAGGACGCGACTCCAGGTTTGCCGGACTGCAAGCCCCGTAAACCGCCTCGATTCGGCGGCCGATTGTATTGGTCAAACGACTAA
- the LOC110373489 gene encoding DNA-directed RNA polymerases I and III subunit RPAC1 yields MAQLNEKPRVILEEFRVKNAPNDYGMADEKWNFKKFAKNFRIVIVRMDNFEMEFDLIGIQPAFANAFRRLMLSEVPSMAIEKVMIRNNTSIIQDEVLAHRLGLIPLRADPRLFEYRPEDATDGTEFNTLEFTLKVKCSLNKSQPKDSYRAEDLYENHSVYSSHIKWQPIGNQASVHKETDVGPVHEDILVSKMRPGHEMDLTLVAVKGIGRDHAKFSPVATASYRLLPEVTLTREVRGSEASLLQSCFAPGVIGLDSEGRAYVRDARYDTCSRNVFRYDEIKDAVILSRVRDHFIFSVESTGAMHPSVIFVEAVKVLRDKCKSFLDELNKFN; encoded by the exons ATGGCTCAGCTGAACGAGAAACCGCGTGTTATTTTAGAAGAATTTCGTGTTAAG aatgcACCTAATGATTATGGAATGGCTGACGAAAAATGGAATTtcaaaaaatttgcaaaaaacttTCGTATTGTTATCGTGCGGATGGACAATTTTGAAATGGAATTTGATTTAATTGGTATACAGCCAGCATTTGCAAATGCATTCAGGCGGCTGATGTTGAGTGAAGTTCCAAGCATGGCTATTGAGAAAGTGATGATAAGGAACAATACCTCGATAATACAGGACGAAGTTTTGGCACACAGATTGGGATTAATTCCCTTGCGAGCAGATCCTAGACTGTTTGAATATCGTCCAGAAG atGCAACAGATGGGACTGAGTTTAATACTTTAGAGTTCACATTAAAAGTGAAGTGCTCTTTGAATAAATCACAACCAAAAGACTCATATAGAGCAGAGGATTTATATGAAAACCATAGTG TATATTCATCCCATATCAAATGGCAGCCTATTGGAAATCAAGCTTCTGTTCATAAAGAAACAGATGTTGGTCCTGTGCATGAAGACATACTTGTATCCAAGATGAGGCCGGGACATGAGATGGACCTAACTCTGGTGGCAGTTAAGGGTATTGGGAGAGACCATGCAAAGTTTAGCCCAGTGG ctaCAGCTTCATACCGCCTATTACCTGAAGTGACACTGACTCGGGAAGTACGCGGCAGTGAGGCTTCTTTGCTACAAAGTTGCTTTGCACCAGGAGTGATTGGCTTGGATTCAGAAGGGCGAGCTTATGTACGAGACGCCAGATACGACACATGTAGCAGAAATGTGTTCAGATACGACGAAATAAAAGATGCAGTCATACTAAGTAGAGTTCGAGAccattttatat TTTCTGTGGAGTCTACTGGAGCCATGCACCCTAGTGTGATATTTGTAGAAGCTGTTAAAGTGTTGCGAGACAAATGTAAATCATTTTTGGATgaattgaataaatttaattaa
- the Rps29 gene encoding small ribosomal subunit protein uS14, which yields MGHANIWYSHPRRYGQGSRSCRACSNRHGLIRKYGLNICRQCFREYAHDIGFKKLD from the exons ATGGGTCACGCTAACATTTGGTATTCTCATCCCCGCCGTTACGGCCAGGGCTCCCGCTCATG CCGCGCCTGCTCCAACAGACATGGTCTGATCCGCAAGTACGGACTGAACATTTGCAGACAGTGCTTCAGGGAATACGCTCATGACATTGGTTTCAAGAAG cttgattaa
- the LOC110373503 gene encoding mucin-2 isoform X4 yields MGNQHLCCNGFCTKGVRPSGAIQQQRVSKITASVAAPSSTSTSTTSSTSTTTTTTTTTTTTTSAPSTSSTTTTTTTTTTPRPTTTTTPPPRPFLQLLPIQIPQATQPSAPVKTSNSLLTADVTYSHNSGSIYEYNVDYSSAGKTQKLVCPKAGQAPVLLFPIPCEKNSQCRATSGPDQVCCEGRCVKGVPAPRPTSPPKTHQPLLGVIPRECPSAPLGELLFEVETCKADSDCWPRICCPDGTRSYCRTARARLDLVPVANQIDGPVRMLEQYLQCTPPPQYDLFPQKCSSSVDCFPNLCCAEGGKKHCRPPQRSLLALLAGVGQRVGSTIGNLRQAQANANSS; encoded by the exons ATGGGCAACCAGCACCTCTGCTGCAATGGCTTCTGTACGAAAGGCGTCAGGCCATCAGGCGCAATCCAGCAACAACG AGTGTCCAAGATAACGGCTAGCGTAGCGGCGCCGAGTAGCACAAGCACGAGCACCACTAGTAGCACGAGTACTACCACTACTACTACTACAACTACGACTACTACAACATCTGCCCCAAGTACCAGCAGTACTACCACGACTACGACGACTACGACGACGCCGCGGCCGACCACTACAACGACCCCGCCCCCGCGGCCCTTCTTGCAACTATTGCCCATACAGATACCACAGGCCACACAACCCAGCGCACCCGTAAAGAcca GCAACTCATTATTAACCGCTGACGTAACTTACTCACACAACTCTGGTTCCATTTACGAGTATAACGTGGATTACTCGAGTGCAGGCAAGACGCAGAAACTGGTGTGCCCAAAAGCTGGGCAAGCACCCGTGCTCCTGTTTCCAATTCCGTGCGAAAAAAATTCGCAATGCCGCGCTACCAGCGGGCCGGACCAAGTGTGCTGTGAGGGACGCTGCGTGAAAGGTGTTCCGGCGCCACGGCCTACTTCGCCTCCCAAAACGCACCAAC CCCTATTAGGTGTTATTCCTCGTGAATGTCCGTCGGCACCACTCGGTGAACTGCTGTTTGAAGTCGAAACTTGTAAAGCCGATTCAGACTGCTGGCCGCGGATTTGCTGCCCTGATGGCACACGCTCCTACTGCCGTACTGCACGGGCTCGCCTTGACCTGGTGCCAGTCGCCAATCAAATTGATGGAC CCGTTCGTATGTTGGAGCAATACTTGCAGTGCACGCCGCCTCCCCAGTACGACCTGTTTCCTCAGAAGTGCAGCTCTAGTGTAGACTGCTTCCCCAACTTATGTTGTGCAGAGGGCGGCAAGAAGCACTGCAGACCACCACAGCGCAGCCTTTTAGCATTGCTTGCTGGAGTCGGACAG agagTTGGTTCTACAATAGGCAACTTGCGGCAAGCGCAAGCTAATGCAAATAGCTCATAA
- the LOC110373503 gene encoding uncharacterized protein LOC110373503 isoform X3: protein MHWFNILPLVAVITVGFINSVDGQSVVCPAVRTSSGWLDLFPLPCKKNSECRVMGNQHLCCNGFCTKGVRPSGAIQQQRTSSTTTTTTTTTTPRPTTTTTPPPRPFLQLLPIQIPQATQPSAPVKTSNSLLTADVTYSHNSGSIYEYNVDYSSAGKTQKLVCPKAGQAPVLLFPIPCEKNSQCRATSGPDQVCCEGRCVKGVPAPRPTSPPKTHQPLLGVIPRECPSAPLGELLFEVETCKADSDCWPRICCPDGTRSYCRTARARLDLVPVANQIDGPVRMLEQYLQCTPPPQYDLFPQKCSSSVDCFPNLCCAEGGKKHCRPPQRSLLALLAGVGQRVGSTIGNLRQAQANANSS, encoded by the exons ATGCACTGGTTTAACATTTTGCCGTTGGTGGCGGTAATCACTGTCGGATTTATAAATTCAG TGGACGGCCAGTCTGTGGTGTGCCCGGCAGTTCGCACTAGTAGTGGCTGGCTAGACCTGTTTCCATTGCCATGCAAGAAGAATTCGGAATGTCGCGTGATGGGCAACCAGCACCTCTGCTGCAATGGCTTCTGTACGAAAGGCGTCAGGCCATCAGGCGCAATCCAGCAACAACG TACCAGCAGTACTACCACGACTACGACGACTACGACGACGCCGCGGCCGACCACTACAACGACCCCGCCCCCGCGGCCCTTCTTGCAACTATTGCCCATACAGATACCACAGGCCACACAACCCAGCGCACCCGTAAAGAcca GCAACTCATTATTAACCGCTGACGTAACTTACTCACACAACTCTGGTTCCATTTACGAGTATAACGTGGATTACTCGAGTGCAGGCAAGACGCAGAAACTGGTGTGCCCAAAAGCTGGGCAAGCACCCGTGCTCCTGTTTCCAATTCCGTGCGAAAAAAATTCGCAATGCCGCGCTACCAGCGGGCCGGACCAAGTGTGCTGTGAGGGACGCTGCGTGAAAGGTGTTCCGGCGCCACGGCCTACTTCGCCTCCCAAAACGCACCAAC CCCTATTAGGTGTTATTCCTCGTGAATGTCCGTCGGCACCACTCGGTGAACTGCTGTTTGAAGTCGAAACTTGTAAAGCCGATTCAGACTGCTGGCCGCGGATTTGCTGCCCTGATGGCACACGCTCCTACTGCCGTACTGCACGGGCTCGCCTTGACCTGGTGCCAGTCGCCAATCAAATTGATGGAC CCGTTCGTATGTTGGAGCAATACTTGCAGTGCACGCCGCCTCCCCAGTACGACCTGTTTCCTCAGAAGTGCAGCTCTAGTGTAGACTGCTTCCCCAACTTATGTTGTGCAGAGGGCGGCAAGAAGCACTGCAGACCACCACAGCGCAGCCTTTTAGCATTGCTTGCTGGAGTCGGACAG agagTTGGTTCTACAATAGGCAACTTGCGGCAAGCGCAAGCTAATGCAAATAGCTCATAA